The following coding sequences lie in one Cercospora beticola chromosome 9, complete sequence genomic window:
- a CDS encoding uncharacterized protein (BUSCO:EOG09260NXJ) → MSGRSTPTTTASKRHSRNPSTFDALKKVQIDGTHARSSGHVLNSLRSTQLVESKPLLPAELIATILDYLPVPDLCRFARVSRRLREMVYDDTRWISKLHAMGAWNELEARQRAEEAMKRQTEAQTARQSAETRRTGSINGTTGDGRRTTMFDAGVEEQRYRKSIEPPPKSPPKKRGTLADGFDELTLNGSAAAAPSQTIPQADPQAALRIFERVRSIRGYARHEFGKVYGALGPLYLDLACSKGHSDANIFRLYRDPEQQAQILRNLKRFAQCDLASGWEQRQQQIDSMIGVFENAVLKEFEQGYHADDVTGRMHRYAHVLVTLNGGSAAIDSFISNHDIMARTRRLGQPLDCLEGCAPGHVDLSPSQRFFDSLAAAMVQQASVIDATFPPEVDVLTPFWRRLCEELILEYVATLFREALNRGNEVYVKAVAGAFGQALGLVAALKPTKASPADFAEASKRILVKCFEKDMNRYLGEEFEVFRSKAEAEVSRWEKELSEHEASTEAFFMSNVNRQAAKRDFLSSFRKVVMMPVNMFPGTSTPKPTNAASRSSAAIDLNSVDTSYTGGRPASPALGASPLRPGTPAQEPPTTELAAKTAILNSRLEGIKSLFSIEVALNLTHIAKASIERTALMVQVGGERGEEAKKQCGTMFVTLLDILGTRHVRNGFDKAVGHLGQYNPREVRKFKEESKSSDGVSAGSTAHVGVEPLVTFLELVNVGDLIQQMIDVFYSQELIATKLIDRDDFLDPAVKDKKKFEQMLDERVAAGLNKGIDVLMDEVEYICATTQTPTDFNPTVDSPVVDIGPSTTAKQVVDMVSGHTGMLVGSTDKNMLDVFNQEVGLRLFTALCKHFKRQRISVDGAIRLISDINHYASFISTLRQKPLIPYYEALRELSGIFLVHIDPPASYFAANAQGKRASILGGGSKTTKTQAQAKELAAIIADTQRFRGIFPAEEVYEFAERRADWYMVKGDVERAMYGVGCVLM, encoded by the coding sequence ATGAGCGGCCGCTCGACGCCCACGACGACAGCCTCGAAGCGGCACTCGCGCAACCCCTCGACTTTCGATGCCCTGAAGAAGGTCCAGATCGATGGCACACACGCGCGGTCCAGCGGCCATGTGCTCAATTCGCTGCGTTCCACGCAGCTGGTGGAGTCAAAGCCGCTGTTGCCAGCAGAGCTCATAGCGACGATCCTCGACTATCTGCCCGTGCCAGATCTATGTCGCTTCGCGCGCGTCTCTCGCAGACTGCGGGAAATGGTGTACGATGATACACGATGGATATCGAAGCTGCACGCCATGGGCGCGTGGAACGAGCTGGAGGCCAGGCAGCGCGCGGAAGAAGCCATGAAGAGGCAGACGGAGGCGCAGACGGCGAGGCAGAGTGCCGAGACGCGGCGAACAGGCAGCATAAATGGCACAACAGGTGATGGCCGACGCACGACCATGTTCGATGCGGGAGTCGAGGAGCAGCGGTACAGAAAGTCGATTGAGCCTCCGCCCAAGTCACCACCGAAGAAGCGAGGGACGCTTGCGGATGGCTTCGATGAGTTGACATTGAAtggatctgctgctgctgcccctTCTCAGACCATTCCACAAGCAGATCCGCAAGCCGCACTGCGTATATTCGAGCGAGTGCGATCAATACGTGGCTACGCGCGGCATGAGTTTGGTAAGGTGTATGGTGCTCTAGGTCCATTGTACTTGGACCTCGCATGCTCAAAGGGCCATTCAGATGCAAATATCTTCCGCCTCTATCGAGACCCCGAACAGCAAGCTCAGATACTCAGAAATCTCAAACGCTTTGCTCAATGCGACCTTGCCAGTGGGTGGGAACAGCGCCAACAGCAAATTGACTCTATGATTGGCGTGTTCGAAAATGCCGTTCTGAAGGAATTCGAGCAAGGCTACCACGCCGACGACGTGACTGGACGAATGCATCGCTATGCACATGTGCTTGTGACCCTAAACGGCGGGAGTGCTGCGATAGACTCGTTCATTTCAAATCACGATATCATGGCACGCACCAGGCGCTTAGGACAGCCACTGGACTGCTTGGAAGGCTGTGCGCCTGGCCATGTGGATCTCAGCCCATCGCAGCGATTCTTTGATAGCTTGGCTGCGGCCATGGTTCAGCAAGCGAGTGTCATTGATGCGACATTTCCACCTGAGGTTGATGTGTTGACTCCTTTCTGGCGTCGGCTCTGCGAAGAATTGATTTTGGAGTACGTCGCAACACTTTTCAGAGAGGCACTGAATCGTGGCAATGAGGTATATGTCAAGGCTGTCGCAGGCGCCTTCGGACAAGCACTCGGCCTCGTGGCAGCCCTCAAGCCGACCAAAGCTTCACCAGCAGACTTTGCAGAAGCTTCTAAGCGGATCTTAGTCAAGTGCTTTGAGAAGGACATGAATCGGTATCTCGGTGAAGAGTTTGAAGTCTTCCGCTCCAAGGCAGAAGCAGAGGTCAGCCGATGGGAGAAGGAGCTGTCGGAGCACGAAGCATCCACTGAAGCGTTCTTCATGTCCAACGTCAACCGACAAGCAGCCAAGCGAGATTTCCTGTCCTCTTTCAGGAAAGTGGTAATGATGCCAGTCAATATGTTTCCGGGTACTTCCACTCCGAAGCCTACCAATGCCGCAAGTAGGTCATCTGCTGCAATTGACCTGAACTCAGTCGACACCTCATATACTGGAGGCAGGcctgcttctcctgctcTGGGTGCCTCTCCACTTCGGCCAGGCACGCCGGCACAAGAGCCGCCCACAACAGAACTCGCCGCCAAGACTGCAATCCTCAACTCGCGATTAGAGGGAATCAAGTCGCTGTTCAGCATTGAGGTCGCGCTGAATTTGACGCATATTGCGAAAGCGTCAATTGAACGTACAGCACTTATGGTTCAGGTTGGCGGCgagcgaggagaagaggccaagaagcAATGTGGTACAATGTTCGTCACTCTGCTGGATATCCTTGGAACAAGGCACGTTAGGAACGGCTTTGACAAGGCTGTCGGCCATCTCGGACAGTACAACCCTCGTGAAGTGCGCAAGTTCAAAGAAGAATCAAAGTCGAGCGACGGCGTATCCGCGGGATCAACTGCTCATGTCGGCGTCGAGCCTCTGGTGACGTTCCTCGAGCTCGTCAACGTTGGTGATCTCATACAGCAAATGATCGATGTCTTCTACTCGCAAGAGCTGATCGCCACAAAGCTCATCGACCGCGATGACTTCCTCGATCCCGCTGTGAAAGACAAGAAAAAGTTTGAGCAGATGCTCGATGAACGCGTTGCTGCAGGACTCAACAAAGGCATAGATGTCCTCATGGATGAAGTCGAATACATCTGCGCCACGACACAGACTCCTACCGATTTCAACCCTACAGTCGACTCACCTGTCGTCGACATCGGGCCCTCCACGACAGCCAAGCAAGTAGTTGACATGGTCTCCGGCCATACCGGTATGCTGGTCGGCAGCACCGACAAGAATATGCTCGACGTCTTCAACCAAGAGGTCGGGCTCCGACTCTTCACCGCACTCTGCAAACACTTCAAGCGCCAACGCATCTCGGTTGACGGCGCCATTAGACTCATTTCCGACATCAACCACTACGCTTCCTTCATCTCCACACTTCGCCAAAAGCCTCTTATACCTTACTACGAAGCCCTACGCGAGCTGAGCGGGATCTTCCTCGTGCACATCGACCCACCGGCGAGTTATTTCGCAGCAAACGCGCAGGGAAAGAGGGCTAGTATTCTCGGCGGAGGGAGCAAAACTACAAAAacgcaagcgcaagcgaaGGAGTTGGCTGCGATTATTGCGGATACTCAGAGGTTTCGAGGCATTTTCCCAGCGGAAGAGGTGTATGAGTTCGCTGAGAGGAGAGCTGATTGGTATATGGTGAAGGGAGATGTTGAGAGAGCCATGTATGGAGTTGGATGTGTGCTGATGTGA
- a CDS encoding uncharacterized protein (BUSCO:EOG09261V03), with amino-acid sequence MAPSAIDILPNTFDSLSLKKTTDYIDINSVSDYDSGAGFQGGAKNARGMIGAALQQHIDKIDTDDCDAGAEDAFFVADLGEVYRQHVRWQKRLPRVTPHYAVKCNPDTSVLRLLAKMGAGFDCASKAEIEQVLAIGVAPYRIIYAQPCKTKSYLKYTAKTGVRQMTFDNTDELYKIKQIYPSAELFLRISTDDSASLCRLSQKFGAAMDVVPDLLSLAKELELNVVGVAFHVGSGASDPLAFRQAVNDARSVFDQGAALGFDMHTLDCGGGFVPETFDEMAPVLASAVDDLFPPHVRIIAEPGRYYTSTAFTLACNVIARRTVEDKLLGGDTSYMLYMNDGVYGNFSSIIFDHQHPVPQVLRNSDRPDCYNYAFSGDSMVDSGYASGEEDTTLYRKPITYSVWGPTCDGIDCISEKWTSKHLVNTGDWLYFEEMGAYTKCSATRFNGFTDKHETIYVCSEPDAVELLDL; translated from the coding sequence ATGGCACCTAGCGCCATTGACATTCTACCAAACACCTTCGATTCTCTGTCGTTGAAAAAGACGACAGACTACATCGATATCAATTCCGTCTCCGACTACGATAGCGGAGCGGGCTTTCAAGGTGGCGCGAAGAATGCAAGAGGAATGATTGGCGctgcgctgcagcagcacatTGACAAAATCGACACGGATGACTGCGATGCGGGCGCCGAAgatgccttcttcgtcgcggACCTAGGAGAGGTCTACCGCCAGCACGTCCGATGGCAGAAGCGTCTGCCACGTGTCACACCACACTACGCTGTGAAGTGCAACCCAGACACTTCGGTCTTGCGCCTGTTGGCCAAGATGGGAGCTGGCTTCGACTGTGCCAGCAAGGCCGAGATTGAGCAGGTCCTCGCTATTGGAGTAGCTCCATATCGCATCATCTACGCTCAGCCATGCAAGACCAAGAGCTACCTCAAGTACACTGCCAAGACAGGTGTCCGGCAGATGACTTTTGACAACACCGATGAGCTGTACAAGATCAAGCAGATTTACCCATCTGCTGAGCTTTTCCTGCGCATCTCGACCGACGACTCGGCGAGCTTGTGCCGACTGAGCCAGAAGTTCGGTGCTGCCATGGATGTCGTTCCAGATTTGCTGTCACTGGCAAAGGAACTCGAGCTGAATGTGGTCGGCGTAGCTTTCCACGTTGGCTCTGGAGCATCTGATCCACTGGCATTCCGTCAAGCCGTCAACGATGCGCGTTCTGTCTTCGATCAAGGCGCCGCCCTTGGCTTCGACATGCACACGCTCGACTGTGGTGGCGGCTTCGTCCCAGAGACGTTCGATGAGATGGCTCCGGTCCTTGCTTCCGCCGTCGACGATCTCTTCCCACCTCATGTTCGCATCATCGCTGAGCCAGGCCGGTACTACACAAGCACTGCCTTCACTCTTGCATGCAACGTCATTGCTCGTCGCACAGTCGAGGACAAGCTTCTTGGCGGAGACACAAGCTACATGCTGTACATGAATGACGGTGTGTACGGCAACTTCTCgagcatcatcttcgatcACCAGCATCCAGTTCCGCAAGTCTTGCGCAACAGTGATCGCCCAGACTGCTACAACTATGCTTTCAGTGGCGATTCGATGGTCGACTCCGGTTATGCGTCGGGCGAAGAGGACACCACTCTTTATCGAAAGCCAATCACCTACTCCGTCTGGGGCCCCACTTGCGATGGCATCGACTGCATTTCTGAGAAATGGACCTCCAAGCACCTGGTCAACACCGGTGACTGGTTGTACTTTGAGGAGATGGGTGCCTATACCAAGTGCTCTGCCACTCGCTTCAATGGCTTCACTGACAAGCACGAGACCATCTATGTTTGCAGCGAGCCGGACGCTGTTGAGCTTCTGGATTTGTGA